Below is a genomic region from Actinoallomurus bryophytorum.
TCACGGCAGCGGTTCTTCGGCGTGCCGATCCCGGTCTGGTACCCCGTCGACCGCGACGGCGAGCCGGTGTACGAAGCGCCGATCACGCCGCCGGAGGAGACGCTGCCGGTGGACCCGTCCTCCGACGCCCCTCCCGGCTACGGCGAGGACCAGCGCGGCAAGCCCGACGGTTTCATCGGGGACCCGGACGTCATGGACACCTGGGCGACCTCGTCGCTGACCCCGCAGGTCGCCGGCGGATGGGAGCGCGACCCCGCCCTGTTCGAGGCGGTCTTCCCGTACGACCTGCGCCCGCAGGCGCACGACATCATCCGTACCTGGCTGTTCTCGACGGTCGTACGTGCGCATCTGGAGCACGGGTCGCTGCCCTGGGCCGGAGCCGCGCTCTCGGGATGGATCCTCGACCCGGACCGCAAGAAGATGTCCAAGTCCAAGGGCAACGTCGTCACGCCCATGGACCTGCTGGTCCAGCACGGTTCCGACGCCGTGCGCTACTGGGCGGCCAGCGGACGGCTCGGCACCGATACCGCCTTCGACACCGGCCAGATCAAGGTCGGCCGCCGTCTCGCCATCAAGATCCTCAACGCGTCCAAGTTCGTGCTGGGCCTGGGCGACGTGCCGGCCGGCACGGCGGTCACCGAGCCCCTGGACCTGGCGATGCTCGCCACGCTCGCCGACGTCGTACGCGAGGCCACGGCGGCGTTCGACGCGAACGACTACACCCGCTCACTGGAGCGCACCGAGCGGTTCTTCTGGAACCTCTGCGACGACTACCTCGAGCTCGTCAAGACGCGCGCGTACGGGGAGGACGGTGCCGGCGAGGGGGCGGCGGCGTCCGCGCGGGCGGCGCTGAACACGGCGCTTTCGGTCGTGCTCCGGCTGTTCGCGCCGATCCTGCCCTACGTCACCGAGGAGGTCTGGTCGTGGTGGCAGGACGGCTCCGTGCACCGGGCCGCCTGGCCGGCCGCCGACGAGCTCCCGGCGGGCGGTGACCCGGCGGTGCTCGCCGCGACCTCCGACGTCCTCCGGCAGGTGCGCCGCGCCAAGTCCGGCGCGAAGGTCTCGATGCGGGCCGAGGTCGAACGCGCCGTGGTCCGCGGTGCCGGCGTACGGCACGTCGCCGAGACGGACCTGCGGGCCGCCGGGCGCATCACCGACCTGGAGCTGGAGACGCTGCCGGAGGAGGGCTTCACCGTCGACGTCACCCTGGCCCCCTGAGAGAGGCCGGTCACGCCTGCGCGGTGGGGCGGACGATGACCTCGCCCACGTCGATGCCGGCCGGCTGCTCGATCGCGAACGCGATGGCGCGGGCGACCGCGTCCGGCGGCATCCCGATCCGGTCGCGTGTCTCGGCGAGCCGTGCCCGCGTCTCCGGGTGCGTCATGGACGCGGCGAAGTCCGTCCGCGTCATGCCGGGCGAGACGATCGTCACGCGGAGGCTGTCGCCGGCCTCCTGTCGCAGGCCCTCGGAGATGGCGCGTACGGCGAACTTCGTCCCGGCATAGACCGACTGGTTCGGTACGACGCGGTGCGCCGCCGTGGACGCGATGTTGACGAAGTGCCCGGAACTCTGCGTGCGGAAGACGGGAAGCGCCGCGGCGATGCCGTACAGAACGCCCTTGATGTTGACGTCGACCATCTGCTCCCAATCCTCGACGCGCAGCTCGTCGAGGGGGGAGACCGGCATGGCGCCGGCGTTGCTCACGAGGACGTCGAGTCTTCCGTACCGCTCACACGCCAGCGCGACGAGGCCGGACAGGTCGTCGCGCCGGGTCACGTCCGTGCGCGCGCAGGCGACCTCGCCGCCCTTGTCCGCGATGCGTGCAGCCACGGCCTCCAGGCGGTCCGCTCCGCGCGCCCCGAGGACGACCTTCGCGCCGCGCTCGGCGAGGAGAAGCGCGGTCGCCTCGCCGATACCGCTGCTCGCGCCCGTTATCGCGACGACCTTGTCTTCGATTCCCTGCATGAGTTGTCCCTTCGGTGACGCCCGCAATGTAAGTGGGCTATCACTAAGCTAATGTAAGAGGGCTATCACGTCCAGTCGAGCGGGAGGCCGTCGTGCCCCAGGGCGCAGGGAGCGGTCCGCGCGGCCGCTATCACCACGGCGAGCTGCGCGCCGCGCTGATCGAGGCAAGCTTCGACCTGCTGGCGGAGTCGGGACTGGCGGCCTTCTCGGTCGCGCGGGTGGCACGCAGGCTCGGGGTGAGCACGGCGGCGCCCTACCGGCACTTTCCCGACCGCGACCACCTGGTCGCCGCCGTCGCCGCGCAGGCGGCCGTGGAGCTGCGGGAGCGGTTCGTGGAGGCGGCGGAGGAGGCGGGGGAGGACCCCGCCGAACGCTTCGCGGCGACCGCCGGGGCCTACGTACGCTTCGCGGGTACGCGCGGCGCGGGGTTCGACGTCATCTTCGCCGCCGAACTGGACCGGTTGCACGACGACGCTCTGGCCGGCGCGGGACGCCCGCTGATGGACCTGCTGCTGGACCTCGCGCAGCAGGCCCTCGGCCAGGGGCCGGAGGCATCCCTGACCTTGGTGGAACACCACGTGGTGGCCGCGCACGGCTACGTGGCCCTCCACCGCGAGGGATTCTTCGCCCGCCGCTACGAGGGCGTCGCCGCCCTCGCGGACCGCGCCGTGGCCGGGAGCCGCACTCTCCTACGCGGCATGCGCGAACCCCCGCCGCGGCCTCCCGGCAGCCCCTGAGCCGGCAGCCCATCAGCCCAGGAGCAGCAGGACGGCGAGGGCGGTCAGCACCGTGATGCCGATCGCGTTCGTCAGCAGCGGCATCCGGGTCACGCGGCGGTCGTCCCACTCGTCGTGCCGGCTGGCGTAGCGGACCGCCGCCGTCACGGCCCGGCCCGCTCCGAAGCCGGTACCCGTCAGGATCGTCGTGACCGGCCCCTGGTGCGCGAGCAGCAGCCCGAGCGCGACCACGTACGGAGCGCCGGCCGAGACGAACGTGCGTACCCCGGTTCCGAGCTCGAACCCGAACTGCAGAGCCCCGCGCCGTATCCGGCGTTGGAGTACCTCCTGCGGGATCTGCCGTGCGTTCTGCGGCAACGGGACGCGCACCCAGCCGGCCTCGCGCGCCACGCCGAGAACCGCCACGGCGAGGATCGCGCCGGTGCGTACGGCGCCCGGCAGCGGGGCGGCCAGCCCGGACAGCAGCCACAGGACGCCCGCGGTGAGGGTGCCTCCGAGGAGGAGGCCGAGGGTGAAGACGGCGAGGACCTGGCCCTGCCGTACGGGAGCCCGCCAACCTGGCGAGAACAGCACGAAGTCGCTGTTACGCGTTCAAACCGAGCCGGACAGGGAGTAGCCCGCCAGCGCGCCGACCGAGGCCCAGCACAGCACCGCCTGGTCCGCGGCCGACGCCGCGACGGCCAGCAGGGCCAGCGCGGCGAACGGCAGCAGCGGCTCGGTCAGGCCCCGGCGCAGGCGTCCCGCCGGCCGGGTCTCAACTGCAGGCATACTGCCACCGGCAGATCGACTTGTACCAGGTGCCGGCCGTGCTCTTCGTCCAGCCGTCGTGGCAGCGCCAGGTCACCGAGTTCGCGCAGTTCCCGCAGGGGTTCGTGTAGTGCCAGATCCAGCCGTCGTACTTGCTGCCGTAGCACTCGTTCGGCCGGAGCTTGTACTTGCCGGGGTCCGAGACGCCGGACTTGTGGTAGCCCTTGTACGTCCCGCTCGTACGGCAGGCGGTGGACACGACGGTGCTGGGCCCGCAGCCGGGCGAGCAGTTGTGGTCCGACGCGTACGACGGGCACGTGGTGTAGATGTCGTAGTAGCCCGGGGTCAGACCCTTCGTGTAGGGGCCCGGGACCCAGCCCGTGGCCAGGGCCTTGCGCGCCGGGGCGAAGATCCCGACGGCGGCCAGCCCGGCCGTGGTGCCGGCGGCGATCGCCCCGCCGAGCATGGACCGGCGGCCGACGCCTTCGGCGGTCGCCGCGGGCGCGTGGCGGCGTACGCGCCCCGCACCTTCCGGGCGGGGGCCGCGCAGCGGGGGAATGCTGTCGAGTTCGAGCATGGCCACTCCTCGTTCCGGCGGCCGGTCGGCCGCATCAGGTCTCATCGCGTGCTGCGGTCCAGCTCCGCGTCGTCGTTCAGTCGTCCACCGGCGTCGGTGACCAGCGTGTGAAGGGCGCGTACCGACCCGACCGGCTCCGCCGTGCGCACCCGTCCGTCCGCCCCGATGACCACCCCGTACGGCGTGGCCGGGACCTGGTACGCCGTGAAGAGCTCCGACTGGCGTGCCAGGATCGTCAGGTTCGGCGGCGGGTCCGCCTCGATCGCCTCCTCGGCGAAGATCGCCCTGGTCGCCGGGGCGCCGTCGAGGCCGAGCGCCTCCTGGAAGATGTCGCGGCAGGCCGGGCAGTCCTCGCTGAGGAACAGCAGGAGAGTCGGCTGCCCGGGCTCGGCACGTACGAGGTCCGGCGCGGGCGCGGGCGTGCCGGCCCGCAGGCCCAGGTCGCGGGTGCGCGGTCCCTGGGTGAGGTGGTGCACCTGGCGCACCAGCCCGGCCACGACCAGCGCGAGCAGCACGAGGGCCGCCCAGGTCAGCAGCAGTGCGGTGGTATCGAAGCTCATCAGGCGGCCTGCCTTTCGGGATCGAACATGGCCTGCGGCAGCAGGGAGAGCAGCACCGCGAACACGACGGAGGCCAGGACGGCGAGCGCGGTATGCGTGCCGTGCGCGGGCGCCGCTCCCGTGGCCGCCACGAGGGAGGCGAGGGCGAGCACGGCGGCGCGTCCGGCCACCCAGCCGCTCATCGGCGTGTCCCCGCCCGGCCCGGTCGCGCAGCCGCACGGCACGCTCGGCCGGGTGCGCAGGACGTACAGGCCATAGCCCGCGTAGACGGCGAACAGGACCGCGGCGCCGGCCGCGGCGAGTGCGAGTGTGTGCGGGCGCCCGGCCGGTACGGCGTAGCACGTGGCCGCCCCGAGTGTCCCTTCGAGCGCGATGACGGCGGCCGCGACCGGCCACCGCAGCGGGCTCGGCACGACGCGCTGGGCGGCCAGCGCGGCCGGCAACGCGCGCGGGGCACGCAGGTGCCCGGCGAACGCCAGCAGGAGGACGAGTGCGACGGTGCCGCCGCAGACGCCCGTGAGCATCTCCGCCATCAGGCGACGGTCTCGACCTTGAGCGCGCCGATCCGCGCCGGGACCTTGGCCGTCTCGCCGTCGTGCGGCAGCACGGTGACCACCGCGGACGGCGTGGCGAGCAGGAAGTAGGTGCTGTCGTCATCGAGTGTGTCGCGGAACAGCTCACCGTGGGGCAGCCGGGCGCCGCGCCACGAGGGGAGCCGCCGCGCGGTCGTCTTGTTCAGGGCGGTCATCTCCAGCAGGCCGAGATTCGGGACCTCCTTGGCCAGCTGGGAGGGCTCGGCGATGCCGGCGCGTTTGGGGTTGCGCGAGGCGACGGTGAGCCCGTCGTCGTGCTCGGTCACGCCGAGGAGCTGGAAGACGTGCACGGCGTCGGCGGGTTTGGCGTTGTACATCGGGATGAACATCGAGAACCGGCGGCCCTGCCAGACGACGGCGAGCAGCTGGTCCTCCAGCCCGGACCGCTTGTCGTAGTCGGTGACCCGCGCCGTCCGCAGCCGCCCGCCCTGGATCGAGAACTCATCGTCGAACCCGCGGATGCCCAGGTCGCCGGTCCAGCCCGTGGCGGCGCCGTGCCCGCCCGAGGTCAGCTCGTAGAGCCGGCTGTCGACCGCGTAGCGGGCCACGGAGGTGAACGGCTGGGTGAGGTCGAGATCCCCGGAGAGGTGGAAGCGGTACCCGTCGAGGGCTCGGTGAACGACGCTCTTGGCCATGAATGTGCCTCCCGTGTACGGCCGTCCGATAAATGCCAGAGATCGGGCGTATGTCCGTGTACGTCACTGTTCCCCGGTGGCGTTCTCGCCGAATCGCCGGTGCCCGTTTGTGGCCAACTCCGTCGCGAGGTCAACACATGGGGCCACAAAGACGTCGTTCACCAGCCACGACCCGTGACACGATGAGCGGCCGAATGGACACGCGGAGTTCGGGTAGGCCGGTTGCGGAGGAAACGTGACAGAACGGGATCAGCGAGTACCCCCCGTGTTGGCCGCGGCGGCGGCATGGTGCTGGCGGCTGATCGTGATCGGCATCGTGCTCTACGCGGTCGCCCAGATCATCGGCATGCTTCGCCTCGTCGTCCTGCCGTGCGCCGTCGCCCTCCTGCTCTGCGCCCTGCTGCATCCGATCACCGAGCGGCTGCGCCGCTGGATGCCGTCGCTGGCCGCGACCTGGCTGACGATGCTCCTGGCGCTGGGGGTGCTCGGTGGCGTCGGCACCTTCGTCGGCATCCAGGCCAACGACCAGGTGCCCGACCTCGTGGACCGGATCCAGCACACCGTCAAACAGTTGCAGAACTGGCTGGTCACCGGGCCGCTCCACCTGAAGAACTCCCAGTTGCAGTCGGCCATCGACGAGCTGCTCAAGCAACTGCAGGCACAGCGCGGCAAGGTGGTCGGCACGGTCTTCACCGGAGCCACGGTGGCGGGTGAGGTGATCGCGTCCATCGTCTTCCTGTTCTTCGTGACGTTCTTCCTGCTCAAGGACGGGCGCGGCATCTGGAACTGGCTCATCAGCGGCTTCGGGCGCTACCGCGAGCGCTTCGACCGGGCCGGCCGTGCCTCGTGGGAGACCCTCTCCCAGTACGTCCACGGCACCGTGATCGTCGCGGCCATCCACTCGGTCGTCATCGCGGTCGTGCTGATCATCATGGGCGTGCCGCTGGTCGCCCCGCTCGCCGTCATCGTGTTCTTCGGCAGCTTCATCCCCATCGTCGGAATCCTGGTGGCGGGAGCGGTGGCCGTCATCGTCGTCTTCAGCGTCAAGGGGGGCATCGCCGCCCTGGTCTTCCTCGGCATCCTGGTGCTCGAACAGCAGCTGGAGGGGCACGTCCTGCAGCCCCTCGTCGTCGGCCGGTGGGTGCGGTTCCACCCGCTCGCGATCATTCTCGCGATCACGGTCGGCGGCGTGGTCGCGGGCATTCCGGGCGCCGCCGTCGCCGTGCCGACGGCCGCGGTCATCTACCGCGCGATACCGGCACTGCGCGGCTCTCCCGAGCCGACGCCCGCGGAGGCGCCGGCCAAACCGCCCTCACTCGCCGTGGGCCGTACGTCCGAGTCGTCCGAGTCGTCCGATACGGAGGACGAGCCGTCCGTGCCGGAGGAGGAGCCGCCGGCGCCCGGGGAGGAGCACGGGACGCCGCGCTCCGGCGAGCCGGGACCGGACGAACCGCGAGAGTCATGAGCGGGGGGCACGGTGCCGTACGTGACGTCGCTCGCCGGGTTCCCCTTTGCCCGCCGGGCCGCAGGTCACCGGAAAGAGGCCGTTCAGGCGGTAGTGTCACGCCCTGTGACGTGCCCAGGGCCCATGACCACGAGGTGAACCCGTGACAGTAGACATACTCATCCAGCGGCTGGACCCGGGCCTGCCCGCGCCGACGTACGCGCACCCTGGTGACGCCGGGGCCGACCTGGTCGCCGCCGAGGACGTGGAGCTGGCGCCCGGCGAGCGCGTGATGGTGCCGACCGGCATCGCGCTCGCGCTGCCCGACGGCTACGCGGCCTTCGTGCACCCGCGGTCCGGACTGGCGGCTAGATTGGGAGTGACGATCGTCAATGCCCCGGGCACGGTCGACGCCGGCTACCGGGGAGAGATCAAGGTCACCCTGCTGAACACCGACATCCGCTCCACCGTCCGCCTCCAGCGCGGCGACCGCATCGCGCAGCTGGTCATCCAGCGTGTCGAGCGGGCGGTCTTCCATGAGGTCGAGACCCTGCCGGGCTCGGCACGCGGAGACGGCGGGTTCGGATCCACCGGAGGGTACGCGGGGAACGTCCAAGCCGAAAGGAAGGGTCGCGTCGCGGGCGCGTCCGTTCAGCACAGCAGTGAAGGAGCGTGAGTCGTGTTTCGACGCCGTCGTCGGGACGATGAGCCCGAGAACGACCTCGAGCCGACCGACGAGGAGACCGTCGCGGACGAGGAGATCGAGGACGATGAGCCTGCGGTCGTGACGCATGGCGGCCCGTGGGACTCCGAGGCCGACTCCGTGCCCGAGATGGAGCGGGTCGACTTCGGCGCGATCCAGGTCCCCATCGGAGAGGGCCTCGAGATCCAGGTGAACGTCGAGGCCGTCGAACAGGACGCCGAGGGCAACCCCGTCGGTGGCCGCATCGTCGCGATCACGATCGTGCACGGGGAGAGCGGTCTTCAGGTGCAGCCCTTCGCCGCGCCGAAGAAGAACGGCATCTGGGAAGAGGTCCGCAAGGAGACCGCCGACGAGATCAAGCAGGCCGAGGGGGAGACCCAGGAGGCCGAGGGGCCGTTCGGCACCGAGCTCCACGGCATGGTCCCGGTGGCCATCCCGGACGAGATGCGCGACCAGGTGCCCGCGGACATCGCCGAGCAGGGCTTCGGCTGGCAGCCGGTCCGCTTCATCGGCGTCGACGGCCCGCGGTGGTTCCTGCGCGGCGTGCTGAGCGGCGCCGCCCTTGAGGACCCGGAGCAGGCCGCCACCATGGAGCAGGTCTTCCAGCAGATCGTCGTGGCACGCGGGGACGCCCCGATGCCGCCGCGGGAGCTGCTCGAACTCACTCTGCCGGCCGAGGCCCAGCAGGCCATGGCCGCCGAGCAGGCCGAGCAGGGCGAAGAAGACGAGGGCGAACGGGCTCCGCTGAACCCTTTTGAGCGAGGCCCGGAGATCACCGAGGTCCGCTGAGTCTCAACGAAGATCCCGTCACCGATGAGCGATCGGTGGCGGGATTTTTCGAATTCCTGTTCGTGTAACCGCCTGGACACATAGAGTTATCGGTGTTCGGTATGTGACACTAGGCAACGTGCACGGAGGTGACCCACCGATGACCGAGGCGCTCGCCATGCCACCGAACTACCGCGTAGGGCCCTGGACGATCGACGAGGTGGCCGTGATGCCGGAGGACGGCATGCGGCACGAACTCGTCGAGGGAAAATTGGTGACATCCCCCGTGCCTCCCCCGCCTCACCAGAATGCAGGTCACCGGCTGATACGGATCCTCGAAGCGGCCGCTCCGATTGAGTTCGAGGGCAGCCCGGAGACGAACATCCGGATCGGCCCTGACATGTTCATCCCGGATGTCATGGTGGCAAGGTCGGCGAGCCTGTGCGAGCCGGGCAGTCTTTACGTCTATCCCAAGGACGTCATCCTCGTCGGGGAGACCCTCAGTCCCGGAAACTCCAAGTACGAGCGCGTCTGGAAATCCCAGCGGTATGCGGAAGGCGGCATCCCCTTCTACATGGAGATCGAGCTGCCCACGATGCCGCGGGTCACGGTGTACGAGCTTCGCGGCACGGAGTACGTGCGGATCGCCGACGCTCGAGCGGGAGAGATCCTGAAGCTCAGTGAACCCTTCGAGGTGAGCTTCGATCCAAGCGACCTTGTGGGACCGAGGCGTTAGCGGGTCAGGAGGACGCCGCCGTAGGAGATGCCGGCGATCATCACCCATGAGGTGAGGCCGAGGAGCAGC
It encodes:
- a CDS encoding SDR family oxidoreductase, coding for MQGIEDKVVAITGASSGIGEATALLLAERGAKVVLGARGADRLEAVAARIADKGGEVACARTDVTRRDDLSGLVALACERYGRLDVLVSNAGAMPVSPLDELRVEDWEQMVDVNIKGVLYGIAAALPVFRTQSSGHFVNIASTAAHRVVPNQSVYAGTKFAVRAISEGLRQEAGDSLRVTIVSPGMTRTDFAASMTHPETRARLAETRDRIGMPPDAVARAIAFAIEQPAGIDVGEVIVRPTAQA
- a CDS encoding TetR/AcrR family transcriptional regulator, with translation MPQGAGSGPRGRYHHGELRAALIEASFDLLAESGLAAFSVARVARRLGVSTAAPYRHFPDRDHLVAAVAAQAAVELRERFVEAAEEAGEDPAERFAATAGAYVRFAGTRGAGFDVIFAAELDRLHDDALAGAGRPLMDLLLDLAQQALGQGPEASLTLVEHHVVAAHGYVALHREGFFARRYEGVAALADRAVAGSRTLLRGMREPPPRPPGSP
- a CDS encoding MauE/DoxX family redox-associated membrane protein, which produces MAEMLTGVCGGTVALVLLLAFAGHLRAPRALPAALAAQRVVPSPLRWPVAAAVIALEGTLGAATCYAVPAGRPHTLALAAAGAAVLFAVYAGYGLYVLRTRPSVPCGCATGPGGDTPMSGWVAGRAAVLALASLVAATGAAPAHGTHTALAVLASVVFAVLLSLLPQAMFDPERQAA
- a CDS encoding AI-2E family transporter, encoding MTERDQRVPPVLAAAAAWCWRLIVIGIVLYAVAQIIGMLRLVVLPCAVALLLCALLHPITERLRRWMPSLAATWLTMLLALGVLGGVGTFVGIQANDQVPDLVDRIQHTVKQLQNWLVTGPLHLKNSQLQSAIDELLKQLQAQRGKVVGTVFTGATVAGEVIASIVFLFFVTFFLLKDGRGIWNWLISGFGRYRERFDRAGRASWETLSQYVHGTVIVAAIHSVVIAVVLIIMGVPLVAPLAVIVFFGSFIPIVGILVAGAVAVIVVFSVKGGIAALVFLGILVLEQQLEGHVLQPLVVGRWVRFHPLAIILAITVGGVVAGIPGAAVAVPTAAVIYRAIPALRGSPEPTPAEAPAKPPSLAVGRTSESSESSDTEDEPSVPEEEPPAPGEEHGTPRSGEPGPDEPRES
- the dut gene encoding dUTP diphosphatase, whose amino-acid sequence is MTVDILIQRLDPGLPAPTYAHPGDAGADLVAAEDVELAPGERVMVPTGIALALPDGYAAFVHPRSGLAARLGVTIVNAPGTVDAGYRGEIKVTLLNTDIRSTVRLQRGDRIAQLVIQRVERAVFHEVETLPGSARGDGGFGSTGGYAGNVQAERKGRVAGASVQHSSEGA
- a CDS encoding DUF3710 domain-containing protein, with the protein product MFRRRRRDDEPENDLEPTDEETVADEEIEDDEPAVVTHGGPWDSEADSVPEMERVDFGAIQVPIGEGLEIQVNVEAVEQDAEGNPVGGRIVAITIVHGESGLQVQPFAAPKKNGIWEEVRKETADEIKQAEGETQEAEGPFGTELHGMVPVAIPDEMRDQVPADIAEQGFGWQPVRFIGVDGPRWFLRGVLSGAALEDPEQAATMEQVFQQIVVARGDAPMPPRELLELTLPAEAQQAMAAEQAEQGEEDEGERAPLNPFERGPEITEVR
- a CDS encoding Uma2 family endonuclease, which produces MTEALAMPPNYRVGPWTIDEVAVMPEDGMRHELVEGKLVTSPVPPPPHQNAGHRLIRILEAAAPIEFEGSPETNIRIGPDMFIPDVMVARSASLCEPGSLYVYPKDVILVGETLSPGNSKYERVWKSQRYAEGGIPFYMEIELPTMPRVTVYELRGTEYVRIADARAGEILKLSEPFEVSFDPSDLVGPRR